CGGTGACGGTGTAAAACAAGCCCAGCGCCGTGCCCCGCCTTTCCGCCGGCACCAGGCCCGCGATGTAAGCCTTGGCCACGCCCTCACTCATCGCCATGTACAAGCCATACAGCGGAAACAACAACCACAGCCAGGCAGCGTGTCCAGCGTGGCCGAAACCGGCATAGATTACCGCAAACAGCAAGAACGAAGCAGCGAGCAGTGGTCGCGCGCCGCAGCGGTCGGCAAGTTTGCCGAGCGGGAACGCGAGCAGAGCATAGACGGCATTGAAGACCACAAACAGCAGCACGGCAGCACTGGCGGAATAGCCGAGCGCTTGTGCCCGCAGGATGAGAAACGCGTCGGAGCTGTTGCCCAGCGCAAACAGGGCACTGGCCAGCAAGAATTTCTTGAAGGCGGGATCGCATTGCCGCCACTTCAGAAATTCCACCGCCGGCAGATTGCCGTTCCGGCGTTGCGGTTCGCGCACCAACGCGATCAACAGCCACACCGCCAGCAGCGCGGGCAGCGCGGCGAGCCAAAAGACGGCGCGATAGTCATGCTGCAGGACCTGCAGCAAGGCCAGCCCGAGCAGCGGGCCGAGCACGGCGCCCGCGGTGTCGAGCCCGCGATGCAAACCGAACGCGGCCCCGCGCTGATGGGCAGCAGTGGAATCGGCGATGAGCGCATCGCGGGCGGCGGTGCGCAAGCCTTTGCCGGCGCGATCAACAAAACGCGCGAGCAAAACCTGCGGCCAGGCGGCGGCCAGCGCCAGCAAGATCTTGGCAACCGCCGCGAGCGTGTAACCGCCGGTAACGAAACGTTTGCGCGATTGCCAGCGATCGGACAGCCAGCCGGAAAAAACCTTCAGCACGCTGGCCGTGGCTTCGGCAATGCCCTCAATCAAACCGACGATGGCCACCGGCGCGGCCAGCACGGTGGTGAGAAAGATCGGAATGATGGGATAGACCATCTCCGCGGCCATGTCGTTGAGCAGGCTCACGAAGCCGAGCGTGACGACATTCCTGCGGCCGGCCGGCGGCGAGGTGGAAAGTGCAGGGGACGCGGGAGGCGCGGGCCGGCGGCTTTGTGCTTGACTTTTCACAGGTGGTTTGACTTATTGACTTGACAGCCACATTGATTTTCGCAGCAAATCTGACGCAGGCGTGAGCTGGCAGCATGCCCGACCGGCGCTGCCGCATCGACAACAAGGGTTTTAGCGTGTAACTGCCATGCCATGGAGGACAATCATGCCACGCCAGCTTGCCATGCAGTTGCTGCTGATCAGCCTGTCCGCTTGGGAGTGCGAGACCAACGGGCAACAAAGTAGCGCGAATGAAAATGCCACGCAAGCTGCAAAAAGCGAAGTACGCGTGCCGGGTGCACGTTACGTTCGCGGCGGATTGCATCGCTTCTTCTTCGGCGCGCATTATCGTGATGTCTGGGCTGCGCCGGTGACCGTGGCGGTTCTCGATCTGGCGGATTTTGCCGGCGGCCTGACCCCTTCAAAAAAAGGCGGTGGTCTGCAAACCAAGTCACTGCGCTTCAATTCCGGAGACGGCCGCGAGTTTGCCTTTCGCTCGCTGGACAAGGACCCGGGCAAAACTCTGCCACCGGAGTTGCAGGAAACCGTTGCCGCCGACATCATCCAGGATCAGATCAGCAGCGCGCATCCTTACGCCGCGCTGGTGGTGCCGGCCATTGCCGAAGCTGTGGGCGTGTTGCACGCCAATCCCCTGCTCGTCATCATGCCGGATGATCCACGCCTGGGCGAATTCCGGCAGGAGTTTGGCGGGCTGCTGGGCATGATCGAAGAGCGGCCGGCTGACGGCCCTGACGGCGAACGCGGCTTTGCCGGCGCGAAAAAAATCGTCGGCAGTGATGATCTCTTTGCGGAACTGCAGGAAGACAACGACGACGCGGTCGATCAACGCGCCTATCTGCGCGCACGGCTGCTGGATATTTTTCTCGGCGATTGGGACCGCCATCCCGATCAATGGCGCTGGGCGCGCTTCAGCGAGGGCAACAACAAGATCTGGCTGCCCATTCCGCGCGATCGTGATCAGGCCTTTGCCAAATTCGATGGCCTGCTGCCCGCCTTTGCCGAACGGCGCGACGTGGTCAAACAGCTCGAAAATTTCGCCAAATCGAAGCCCGATATCGTGAGCCTGACCCACTCCGGCCGCCATACCGATCGCAAATTTTTGAACCGGCTGGCGTGGCCGGATTTCCAGCAGGTGACGCAGGCGTTTGTCGCCGGCCTCACCGATTCCGTGCTGGCATATGCGGTGAAACAATTGCCCCCGGCGGTGTATGAAATCAACGGGCCGGAGCTGGAGCAGAGGCTGAAGCAACGCCGCAATCACATGCCCGAGGCGGCGCGGCAATACTATCGCCTGCTGGCGGAACATGTCGA
This genomic window from candidate division KSB1 bacterium contains:
- a CDS encoding MFS transporter; amino-acid sequence: MKSQAQSRRPAPPASPALSTSPPAGRRNVVTLGFVSLLNDMAAEMVYPIIPIFLTTVLAAPVAIVGLIEGIAEATASVLKVFSGWLSDRWQSRKRFVTGGYTLAAVAKILLALAAAWPQVLLARFVDRAGKGLRTAARDALIADSTAAHQRGAAFGLHRGLDTAGAVLGPLLGLALLQVLQHDYRAVFWLAALPALLAVWLLIALVREPQRRNGNLPAVEFLKWRQCDPAFKKFLLASALFALGNSSDAFLILRAQALGYSASAAVLLFVVFNAVYALLAFPLGKLADRCGARPLLAASFLLFAVIYAGFGHAGHAAWLWLLFPLYGLYMAMSEGVAKAYIAGLVPAERRGTALGLFYTVTGVITLLASTVAGLLWSYFGPAAPFYFGAVLALLACGVFVNSK